One window from the genome of Acuticoccus sp. I52.16.1 encodes:
- a CDS encoding EAL domain-containing protein, which translates to MIDASQWTVGHHDVALVGLSVVICLLGSLISARLLCRTIVDDGGQRGGLAFVGGIIAAATVWCTHFVAMLAYRPGMEIAYDVPLTTLSLVVTLIGNVIAFAIAAIRRPYTPLLGGVLFGLSTAGMHYLGMSAVAVEATMAHSASSVVAAVLSGSVIAGFAFSHIRTGSDSETLRVGALLASATIALHFTAMSGMTMAPLADGTIPLAHDHTESDLGIAIAAVMMVILATGIMVHMMDRQSRRAASERLRHYVNGAVDGMAVTQGGVIVDTNEAFAQMCGLPREAVLGRPISTFLDEDGVGVDRLPEGRIIDMRLHNANGSMRSIELTVRSDHLGRTAPPSIVYCARDITHRIAQEERIAYLAQHDGLTGLRNRAAFLERATTMLDWQGAHTRFAMLLIDLDFFKSINDSYGHAAGDEVLRSATSRLRGMLASTQIAARLGGDEFAVMTKMEDRKDVAALAEAIHDVFATPVYFDGAMLKCGSSIGIATFPEDGESVRGLLNSADLAMYRAKRAQMNHCFYDRSMDDRERNQRRLVDDLRRAIETNAIDVHYQVQMNLRENTVAGYEALARWNHPEQGPIAPAVFIPIAEEHGLIGGLGAQVLEKACSAAASWPDHLTVAVNLSPVELEDPGLVATVERALQRTGLDPARLELEVTEQCFVLDIEDAPHRIAALRELGLAISIDDFGAGYSSLSMLQRFPFDKIKLDKSFAQGIGGDRKGQKIMRAILSLAEMLRVPVVAEGVETIEQLTALRAEGCDLVQGHVFGLEVPGPPSFARPTTARHMADLPLTRSSPPALALPQAK; encoded by the coding sequence ATGATAGATGCCTCGCAGTGGACCGTCGGTCATCACGACGTCGCCTTGGTCGGCCTGTCGGTGGTGATCTGCCTGCTGGGGTCGCTGATCTCCGCACGCCTCCTGTGCCGCACGATCGTCGACGACGGTGGCCAGCGCGGCGGGCTCGCGTTCGTCGGCGGGATCATCGCGGCCGCGACGGTGTGGTGCACCCACTTCGTCGCCATGCTCGCCTACCGGCCCGGCATGGAAATCGCCTACGACGTGCCGCTGACGACGCTGTCGCTCGTCGTCACGCTGATCGGCAACGTGATCGCCTTCGCCATCGCCGCGATCCGCCGGCCCTATACGCCGCTCCTGGGGGGCGTGCTCTTCGGCCTCTCCACCGCCGGCATGCACTATCTCGGCATGAGCGCGGTCGCCGTGGAGGCGACCATGGCGCACAGCGCCAGCTCGGTCGTCGCCGCGGTGCTGAGCGGCTCGGTCATCGCCGGCTTCGCCTTCTCACACATCCGCACCGGCAGCGACAGCGAGACGCTGCGCGTCGGTGCGCTCCTCGCGTCGGCGACCATCGCGCTGCACTTCACCGCCATGTCCGGGATGACCATGGCGCCGCTGGCCGACGGGACGATCCCCCTCGCCCACGACCATACCGAGAGCGACCTCGGCATCGCCATCGCGGCGGTGATGATGGTGATCCTCGCCACGGGCATCATGGTCCACATGATGGACCGGCAGTCGCGCCGCGCCGCCAGCGAGCGCCTGCGGCACTACGTCAACGGCGCGGTGGACGGCATGGCCGTCACGCAAGGCGGCGTGATCGTCGACACCAACGAGGCATTCGCGCAGATGTGCGGGCTGCCGCGCGAGGCGGTGCTGGGCCGGCCGATTTCCACCTTCCTCGACGAGGACGGGGTCGGCGTCGACCGGTTGCCGGAGGGGCGGATCATCGACATGCGCCTCCACAACGCCAACGGGTCGATGCGCTCGATCGAGTTGACGGTGCGCAGCGACCATCTCGGCCGCACCGCACCGCCCAGCATCGTCTACTGCGCGCGCGACATCACCCACCGCATCGCGCAGGAGGAGCGCATCGCCTACCTCGCCCAGCACGACGGGCTGACGGGGCTGCGCAACCGGGCCGCGTTCCTGGAACGGGCCACCACCATGCTGGACTGGCAGGGCGCGCATACGCGCTTCGCCATGCTCCTGATCGACCTCGACTTCTTCAAGAGCATCAACGACTCCTACGGCCATGCCGCCGGCGACGAGGTGCTGCGCTCGGCCACGAGCCGGCTGCGCGGCATGCTCGCCAGCACGCAGATCGCCGCGCGCCTGGGCGGCGACGAGTTCGCCGTCATGACCAAGATGGAGGACCGCAAGGACGTCGCCGCTCTCGCCGAGGCGATCCACGACGTCTTCGCCACCCCGGTCTACTTCGACGGGGCGATGCTCAAGTGCGGCAGCAGCATCGGCATCGCCACCTTCCCGGAGGACGGGGAGAGCGTGCGCGGGCTCCTCAACAGCGCCGACCTCGCGATGTACCGCGCCAAGCGGGCGCAGATGAACCATTGCTTCTACGACCGCTCGATGGACGACCGCGAGCGCAACCAGCGCCGCCTCGTCGACGACCTGCGCCGGGCGATCGAGACCAATGCGATCGACGTCCACTACCAGGTGCAGATGAACCTGCGCGAGAACACGGTGGCCGGATACGAGGCTCTGGCGCGGTGGAACCATCCCGAGCAAGGGCCGATCGCGCCGGCCGTCTTCATCCCCATCGCCGAGGAGCACGGGCTGATCGGCGGCCTCGGCGCGCAGGTGCTGGAAAAGGCGTGCTCGGCGGCCGCCTCCTGGCCCGACCACCTCACCGTCGCGGTCAACCTCTCCCCGGTGGAGCTGGAGGACCCCGGCCTCGTCGCCACGGTGGAGCGCGCGCTGCAACGCACCGGGCTCGACCCCGCGCGGCTGGAGCTGGAGGTCACCGAGCAGTGCTTCGTCCTCGACATCGAGGATGCGCCGCATCGGATCGCGGCACTGCGGGAGCTGGGCCTCGCCATCTCGATCGACGATTTCGGCGCGGGCTACTCCTCGCTGTCGATGCTGCAACGCTTCCCGTTCGACAAGATCAAGCTGGACAAGTCGTTCGCGCAGGGCATCGGCGGCGACCGCAAGGGGCAGAAGATCATGCGGGCGATCCTGTCGCTGGCGGAGATGCTGCGCGTGCCGGTGGTGGCCGAAGGCGTGGAGACGATCGAGCAGCTGACCGCGCTGCGGGCGGAGGGGTGCGACTTGGTGCAGGGCCATGTCTTCGGCCTCGAGGTTCCGGGGCCGCCGAGCTTCGCCCGGCCCACCACCGCGCGGCATATGGCGGACCTGCCCCTGACGCGCAGCAGCCCGCCCGCGCTCGCCCTGCCGCAGGCCAAGTAA
- the hspQ gene encoding heat shock protein HspQ, translating to MVVKSAKFNIGQAVRHRHHDFGGLVVDVDPVFCEDEARLEGLPPGQRPDRDQPFYRVFVDCEGVESTAYVSEENLVADTSVLVDDGGAGALDEASILHGLVH from the coding sequence ATGGTCGTCAAATCAGCCAAGTTCAACATCGGGCAGGCGGTGCGCCACCGCCATCACGATTTCGGCGGCCTCGTGGTCGATGTCGACCCGGTGTTCTGCGAGGACGAGGCGCGGCTCGAAGGCCTGCCGCCCGGCCAGCGCCCCGACCGCGACCAGCCCTTCTACCGGGTCTTCGTCGACTGCGAAGGCGTCGAGTCGACGGCCTACGTGTCCGAAGAGAACCTCGTCGCCGACACGTCCGTCCTGGTCGACGACGGGGGCGCCGGCGCGCTCGACGAGGCGAGCATCCTGCACGGCCTCGTCCACTAG